The proteins below come from a single Fodinicola acaciae genomic window:
- a CDS encoding CaiB/BaiF CoA transferase family protein — protein MTKTGALAGVVVADFSRILAGPLAAAALGDLGATVVKVERPESGDDTRQWGPPYASDGTATYYLSANRNKRSVTLDLADPAGLAKAVRLATRADVLIENFRPGVADRLGLGYERLRQANPRLVYASVTGFGSRGEGARLGGYDFLVQAVGGLMSITGWPDGEPTKVGVAVVDVLASLNLQVGILAALQARERSGRGQHVEVSLLNAVLAALVNQASGYLNAGKVPGRLGNEHPSIVPYQTLRAADRPLAVAVGNDAQFSKLCHTIGAPELARDPRYAANASREANRADLVVALEKALAAKPATEWTAVLQAAGLPAGVVNDLAEAFAYAENLGCEPVVELPRGVRQPASPIRLSASPVSYELPPPRLGEHSDWFDAWLEEK, from the coding sequence ATGACGAAGACTGGCGCGTTGGCCGGGGTCGTGGTGGCCGACTTTTCCCGCATCCTGGCCGGTCCGCTGGCCGCCGCCGCGCTCGGCGACCTCGGCGCGACGGTCGTGAAGGTCGAGCGGCCGGAGTCCGGCGACGACACCCGGCAGTGGGGTCCGCCGTACGCGAGCGACGGCACCGCCACCTACTACCTGTCGGCCAACCGCAACAAGCGCAGCGTCACCCTCGACCTGGCCGATCCGGCCGGCCTGGCCAAGGCCGTACGGCTGGCGACCAGGGCGGACGTGCTGATCGAGAACTTCCGGCCCGGCGTGGCCGACCGCCTCGGCCTCGGCTACGAGCGGCTGCGGCAGGCCAATCCGCGGCTGGTGTACGCCTCGGTGACCGGTTTCGGCAGCCGCGGCGAAGGCGCCAGGCTCGGCGGATACGACTTCCTGGTGCAGGCGGTTGGCGGCCTGATGAGCATCACCGGCTGGCCGGACGGTGAGCCGACCAAGGTCGGTGTGGCCGTCGTCGACGTGCTCGCGAGCCTCAACCTGCAGGTCGGCATCCTGGCCGCGCTGCAGGCTCGCGAGCGAAGCGGCCGGGGCCAGCACGTCGAGGTCAGCCTGCTGAACGCCGTGTTGGCCGCGCTGGTCAACCAGGCCTCCGGCTATCTCAACGCCGGCAAGGTGCCGGGGCGGCTCGGCAACGAACATCCGAGCATCGTGCCTTACCAGACGTTGCGCGCGGCCGACCGCCCGCTGGCGGTCGCGGTCGGCAACGACGCGCAGTTTTCCAAGCTGTGCCACACGATCGGCGCGCCGGAGCTGGCACGCGATCCGCGGTACGCGGCGAATGCCAGCAGGGAAGCCAATCGCGCGGATCTCGTGGTGGCGCTGGAAAAAGCGCTCGCCGCGAAACCGGCCACTGAGTGGACAGCCGTCCTGCAGGCCGCCGGGCTGCCGGCCGGTGTTGTCAACGACCTCGCGGAAGCCTTCGCGTACGCGGAAAATCTCGGCTGCGAGCCGGTGGTCGAGCTGCCCCGCGGCGTACGCCAGCCGGCCAGTCCGATCCGGCTGTCGGCCTCGCCGGTCAGCTACGAGCTGCCGCCGCCGCGACTCGGCGAGCATTCCGACTGGTTCGACGCCTGGCTGGAGGAAAAGTGA
- a CDS encoding alpha-amylase family glycosyl hydrolase: MRQWWRDAVIYQVYLRSFADSTGDGIGDLGGLRRKLRHLVDLGVDGLWLNPCYPSPQHDHGYDVADYRDIEPAYGNLDEHARLLDEAHDAGLRVLMDLVPNHCSTDHPWFQAALKAAPGSPERERFLFREGNGDLPPNSWKSSFGGPAWTRVPDGQWYLNLFDSSQADFNWRNPEVAEMFDDVVRFWFDRGIDGFRIDVPDSMIKQKDFRDHDGSRRVNPYTHGQPELHDIYRRWRRIAESYDQTRELSFVGEIWTGDMDHLAASLTDDELHQAFYFDLLLQPWDATDVRRSLENANGVLRAGRSLAWVLNNHDVWRTPSRYGGGELGLRRAHAAALLMLALPGTAYVYQGEELGLPEVVDLPDQARQDPRWIRSGGTDLGRDGCRVPLPWTPDPPTFGFSTAKSSWLPQPDWFGAYAAAGNPTLRIYRAALAARRTVFPAGGEIAFLETGRDDVLAFRRGNAVSVTVFGGDAYELPAEWGSVVAASAEVTGAVPAATTVWLSAA; the protein is encoded by the coding sequence GTGAGGCAGTGGTGGCGCGACGCGGTGATCTATCAGGTCTATCTGCGGTCTTTCGCCGACTCAACCGGTGACGGCATCGGCGATCTCGGTGGCCTGCGGCGAAAACTGCGGCACCTGGTCGACCTCGGCGTGGACGGCCTGTGGCTCAACCCGTGCTATCCGTCGCCGCAGCACGACCACGGCTATGACGTCGCCGACTACCGGGACATCGAGCCGGCGTACGGAAATCTCGACGAGCACGCGCGTCTGCTGGACGAGGCACACGACGCCGGCCTGCGCGTGCTCATGGACCTGGTGCCCAACCACTGCTCCACCGACCATCCGTGGTTTCAGGCCGCGCTCAAGGCGGCACCCGGATCGCCGGAGCGCGAGCGTTTCCTTTTCCGTGAGGGCAACGGCGACCTGCCTCCGAACAGCTGGAAGTCGTCGTTTGGCGGACCGGCGTGGACGCGCGTGCCGGACGGCCAGTGGTATCTGAACCTTTTCGACTCCTCGCAGGCCGACTTCAACTGGCGCAACCCGGAAGTCGCCGAGATGTTCGACGACGTCGTACGGTTTTGGTTCGACCGCGGCATCGACGGCTTCCGCATCGACGTGCCCGACTCGATGATCAAGCAGAAGGACTTCCGTGACCACGACGGAAGCCGCCGCGTCAATCCGTACACGCACGGCCAGCCGGAGCTGCACGACATCTATCGGCGGTGGCGGCGGATCGCCGAGTCGTACGACCAGACGCGCGAGCTGAGTTTCGTCGGGGAGATCTGGACCGGCGACATGGACCACCTGGCAGCGAGCCTCACCGACGACGAGCTGCACCAGGCCTTCTATTTCGATCTCCTGCTGCAGCCGTGGGACGCGACCGACGTTCGCAGATCGCTGGAAAACGCCAACGGCGTGCTGCGCGCCGGCCGCAGTTTGGCCTGGGTCCTCAACAATCACGACGTGTGGCGGACGCCGAGCCGCTATGGTGGCGGCGAGCTCGGGCTGCGACGCGCGCACGCGGCGGCGCTGTTGATGCTGGCTTTGCCCGGCACCGCGTACGTCTACCAAGGCGAAGAGCTCGGTCTGCCGGAGGTCGTCGACCTGCCGGACCAGGCACGGCAGGATCCGCGGTGGATCCGGTCCGGTGGCACCGATCTCGGCCGCGACGGCTGCCGCGTACCGTTGCCGTGGACGCCGGATCCACCGACTTTTGGCTTCTCCACGGCGAAATCCAGTTGGCTGCCGCAGCCGGACTGGTTCGGTGCGTACGCTGCCGCCGGCAATCCGACCCTGCGGATCTATCGGGCCGCGCTGGCCGCCAGGCGTACGGTTTTCCCCGCTGGCGGCGAGATCGCGTTTCTGGAGACCGGACGCGACGACGTGCTGGCGTTCAGGCGCGGCAATGCCGTCAGTGTCACGGTTTTCGGCGGCGACGCGTACGAGCTGCCGGCCGAGTGGGGATCGGTGGTGGCCGCTTCCGCCGAGGTGACCGGAGCCGTGCCGGCGGCGACAACCGTCTGGCTGAGTGCCGCGTGA
- a CDS encoding DeoR/GlpR family DNA-binding transcription regulator: protein MARHERLSTLLSLLGQRETLDVEEVAEELRVSPSTIRRDLDHLAEQQLLTRTRGGAVANDLAYDLPLRYKTARHAPEKQRISAAAAALAQPGTVVGLNGGTTTASIARAIAMRPDLANRGEGPGLTVVTNALNIAHELAVRPNIKIVVTGGVARPQSFELSGPLATWVLNELTLDLLFLGVDAFDADAGAFAHHEGEASINRLMVDRAERVVAAADGSKLGHRAFARICPADRVHTLVTDTDADPAQIRAFEAIGVEVAAV from the coding sequence ATGGCCCGGCATGAGCGGTTGAGTACGTTGTTGAGCCTGCTGGGTCAGCGGGAGACGCTGGACGTGGAGGAGGTCGCCGAGGAGCTGCGGGTCTCGCCGTCGACCATCCGGCGCGACCTCGACCACCTCGCCGAGCAGCAGCTGCTGACGCGTACGCGCGGCGGTGCGGTCGCCAACGATCTCGCGTACGACCTGCCGTTGCGTTACAAGACCGCGCGGCACGCGCCGGAGAAGCAGCGGATCAGCGCCGCGGCCGCCGCGCTCGCGCAGCCTGGCACGGTTGTCGGTCTCAACGGCGGCACGACGACAGCGAGCATCGCGCGCGCGATCGCGATGCGGCCGGATCTCGCCAACCGCGGCGAGGGGCCCGGCCTCACGGTGGTCACCAACGCGCTGAACATCGCCCACGAGCTGGCCGTACGGCCAAACATCAAGATCGTCGTGACCGGCGGCGTGGCGCGGCCGCAGTCCTTCGAGCTGAGCGGACCGCTGGCGACCTGGGTCCTCAACGAGCTGACCCTCGACCTGCTTTTCCTTGGCGTGGACGCGTTCGACGCCGATGCTGGCGCCTTCGCCCACCACGAAGGCGAGGCGAGCATCAACCGGCTGATGGTCGATCGCGCGGAGCGCGTGGTCGCCGCGGCCGACGGCTCCAAGCTCGGCCACCGCGCCTTCGCCCGGATCTGTCCGGCCGACCGCGTCCACACGCTGGTCACCGACACCGACGCCGATCCGGCGCAGATCCGCGCCTTTGAGGCGATCGGCGTGGAGGTCGCCGCCGTCTAG
- a CDS encoding TIM-barrel domain-containing protein, with protein sequence MSRVAQSMLRLAAAVALGLPAPAYADPAPPGQLGELASVATDGPTTTLTSGNAAVRVSFPVAGAVRVWLAPDGAFTDPAGSRIVLPRDGAPVTPTRVDKGTYWAVSTAKATLRAYKHPLTFALYDGADRRRIWSESAPMSWTATTTTQTLARGASEQFVGGGEQNGRSSHRDQTIRIFADDNWNDGGAPNSQPFYASTAGYGVLRNTFAPGSYSFADPVRTTHDERRFDATYVVGDLKDTISGYTDLVGKPFLPPIYGLETGDSDCYLHNANRGERHTLDAVKVAEGYPANGMPNGWMLVNDGYGCGYENLPEVGDGLRKNNMQLGLWTENGLPNQGAEVKAGVRVRKLDVAWVGDGYQFALDACDTAKRGIEDNSDARGFVWQPVSWAGAQRCAVLWSGDQSGSYDYIRWQIPTYAGATMSGIAYNTGDIDGIFGGSPQTYVRDLQWKAFLPAAMTMDGWAASDKQPWRYGEPYTSINRKYLLLKERLLPYTYSYAYQAHQTGVGQVRPLALEYPSDPNVWTDKAKYEFLSGTDFLVAPVYQKATTRGGIYLPKGTWVDYWTGRTYTGPTTVDGYDAPLDTLPLFVRAGAVVPMWPEGTKSWSTRDKGELDLDVYPRGHGSFTLAEDDGITRSPAHATQTFTVDAPTSGPGTVTVRIGQSAGAYAGKPVTRRYLLTVHSGSKPAAVQAGGSILRQYATKAALDAANSGWWYDDGVVRVKTAPTAGQDVRLFGTSAVGGYFLADNDAFVKLTAPSLVSPGKTADGTLSFTNSTPLPVRDVTFSVDGLHAVVGGGLRSVSPGQTVTVPVKLTPDATLKPEDYKVTATATYRARVADHRVVDSATVTVPYASLAAAYGNVGVTDAAHVTAGDIDGGGSSFRAEGLTDAGLRAGATFTANGARLTWPAQGNGSVDNVVGGGQTIALSGSGSKLVLAGTGTGTAKGSVTVWYADGSTSQADTGFPNWCCADPAQYGAATLATVMGKNTQSGPAYPTVAYRVFSNTIPLTAGKQVVAITLPANAALHVFAAGIA encoded by the coding sequence GTGAGCAGAGTTGCGCAATCGATGTTGCGTCTCGCCGCCGCGGTCGCACTGGGTCTGCCGGCACCGGCCTACGCCGATCCGGCGCCGCCCGGCCAGCTCGGTGAGCTGGCGAGCGTCGCCACCGACGGCCCGACGACCACGCTGACCTCGGGAAACGCGGCCGTACGGGTGAGCTTTCCGGTGGCCGGCGCGGTGCGGGTCTGGCTGGCGCCGGACGGTGCGTTCACCGATCCGGCCGGCAGCAGGATCGTGCTGCCGCGCGACGGCGCGCCGGTGACGCCGACGCGCGTCGACAAGGGGACTTATTGGGCCGTTTCCACGGCAAAGGCGACTCTGCGCGCGTACAAGCATCCGCTGACGTTCGCGCTCTACGACGGCGCTGACCGCCGGCGGATCTGGTCGGAGAGCGCGCCGATGTCATGGACCGCGACCACGACGACACAGACGCTGGCGCGCGGTGCCTCCGAGCAGTTTGTCGGCGGTGGCGAGCAAAACGGCCGGTCCAGCCATCGCGACCAGACGATCAGGATCTTCGCCGACGACAACTGGAACGACGGTGGTGCACCGAACTCGCAGCCGTTCTACGCGTCGACGGCCGGATACGGCGTGCTGCGCAACACTTTCGCGCCAGGCAGCTATTCCTTCGCCGATCCGGTGCGGACGACCCACGACGAGCGCCGCTTTGACGCCACGTACGTCGTCGGCGATCTGAAGGACACCATCTCCGGCTACACCGATCTGGTCGGAAAGCCATTCCTGCCACCGATCTACGGCCTGGAGACCGGAGATTCGGACTGTTACCTGCACAATGCCAACCGCGGCGAGCGGCACACGCTGGACGCGGTGAAGGTCGCCGAAGGTTACCCGGCCAACGGCATGCCAAACGGTTGGATGCTGGTCAACGACGGATACGGCTGTGGCTACGAAAATCTGCCGGAAGTCGGCGACGGCCTGCGCAAGAACAACATGCAGTTGGGGCTGTGGACCGAAAACGGCCTGCCCAACCAGGGCGCCGAGGTCAAGGCCGGTGTACGCGTGCGCAAGCTGGACGTGGCCTGGGTCGGCGACGGCTACCAGTTCGCACTGGATGCCTGTGACACCGCGAAAAGGGGAATCGAGGACAACAGCGACGCGCGCGGATTCGTGTGGCAGCCGGTGAGCTGGGCCGGCGCGCAGCGGTGTGCGGTGCTGTGGAGCGGCGACCAGTCCGGCTCGTACGACTACATCCGCTGGCAGATCCCCACCTACGCCGGCGCCACGATGTCCGGCATCGCCTACAACACCGGTGACATCGACGGCATTTTCGGTGGCAGCCCTCAGACGTACGTGCGCGACCTGCAGTGGAAGGCGTTCCTGCCGGCGGCGATGACCATGGACGGCTGGGCCGCCTCCGACAAGCAGCCGTGGCGCTACGGCGAGCCGTACACCTCGATCAACCGGAAATACCTGCTGCTCAAGGAAAGGCTGCTGCCTTACACGTACAGCTACGCGTATCAGGCGCATCAGACCGGTGTCGGCCAGGTGCGACCGCTCGCGCTGGAATATCCGAGCGATCCGAATGTGTGGACGGACAAGGCAAAGTACGAGTTCCTGTCCGGCACCGACTTCCTGGTGGCGCCGGTCTACCAGAAGGCGACCACGCGCGGGGGCATCTATCTGCCCAAAGGCACCTGGGTCGACTACTGGACGGGCCGCACGTACACCGGACCGACCACTGTGGACGGTTACGACGCGCCGCTGGACACGCTGCCGCTGTTCGTACGCGCCGGCGCGGTCGTGCCGATGTGGCCGGAAGGCACCAAGTCGTGGTCGACACGCGACAAAGGCGAGCTCGACCTGGACGTTTATCCGCGGGGACACGGCAGTTTCACACTGGCCGAGGACGACGGCATCACGCGGTCGCCGGCGCATGCCACGCAGACTTTCACCGTCGACGCACCGACATCCGGTCCCGGCACGGTGACCGTACGGATCGGCCAGAGCGCCGGCGCGTACGCGGGCAAACCGGTGACCCGGCGCTATCTGCTGACCGTCCACAGTGGATCCAAGCCGGCCGCGGTCCAGGCCGGTGGGTCGATTCTCCGGCAGTACGCGACGAAAGCCGCGCTGGACGCGGCGAACTCGGGCTGGTGGTATGACGACGGCGTCGTACGCGTCAAGACAGCGCCGACGGCCGGTCAGGACGTGCGACTCTTCGGCACCAGTGCGGTCGGCGGATATTTTCTCGCCGACAACGACGCGTTCGTCAAACTGACCGCGCCTTCGCTGGTGTCGCCAGGGAAGACCGCCGACGGCACGCTGAGTTTCACCAACAGCACGCCACTTCCGGTGCGAGACGTGACGTTTTCGGTCGATGGCCTGCATGCGGTGGTTGGCGGCGGCCTACGGTCGGTCAGTCCTGGCCAGACCGTCACCGTGCCGGTGAAGCTGACGCCTGACGCGACACTGAAACCGGAGGATTACAAGGTGACCGCCACTGCGACCTACCGTGCGCGGGTCGCCGATCACCGGGTCGTCGACTCAGCGACCGTGACCGTGCCGTACGCTTCTTTGGCGGCGGCGTACGGAAATGTCGGCGTGACGGACGCGGCACATGTGACTGCCGGCGACATCGACGGTGGCGGCAGCAGCTTCCGGGCAGAGGGACTGACCGATGCCGGCCTGCGCGCCGGCGCCACGTTCACCGCGAATGGCGCACGACTTACCTGGCCTGCGCAAGGAAACGGCAGCGTGGACAACGTCGTCGGCGGTGGCCAGACGATCGCCTTGTCAGGCAGCGGCTCGAAACTCGTACTGGCCGGCACCGGCACCGGCACGGCGAAAGGCTCCGTGACGGTCTGGTATGCCGACGGCTCGACCAGCCAGGCCGACACCGGATTTCCGAACTGGTGTTGCGCCGATCCGGCACAGTACGGCGCGGCGACCCTCGCCACGGTGATGGGGAAGAACACCCAGAGCGGACCGGCCTATCCGACCGTCGCGTATCGCGTCTTCTCCAACACGATTCCACTGACCGCGGGAAAACAGGTCGTCGCGATCACCCTGCCGGCCAACGCGGCACTGCACGTCTTCGCCGCCGGCATCGCGTGA
- a CDS encoding carboxymuconolactone decarboxylase family protein → MTLSQQTGKLDRDSFQATLAFFTELDLVTADESAEVLAMFEPDFAYARAMARADSVHVHVKVPEVADLPHHALTAREKALIGLALAHAHRCPYCIDSFTNTCLDKDITVEQIHEVIHTSSALAAGVHFVHGVQTRNVLARRGML, encoded by the coding sequence ATGACGTTGTCCCAGCAGACCGGCAAGCTCGACCGCGACTCGTTCCAGGCAACACTGGCCTTCTTCACCGAGCTCGACCTGGTCACCGCCGACGAGTCAGCCGAGGTGCTCGCGATGTTCGAGCCCGATTTCGCGTACGCGCGAGCCATGGCCCGCGCCGACTCGGTGCACGTCCACGTGAAGGTGCCGGAGGTGGCCGACCTGCCGCACCACGCGCTGACTGCGCGCGAGAAGGCACTTATCGGCCTGGCGCTGGCGCATGCGCACCGGTGTCCCTACTGCATCGACTCGTTCACGAACACGTGTCTGGACAAGGACATCACCGTCGAGCAGATCCATGAGGTGATCCACACCAGCTCGGCACTGGCCGCCGGCGTCCACTTCGTCCACGGCGTACAGACGCGTAATGTCCTCGCTCGCCGCGGCATGCTGTAG
- the idi gene encoding isopentenyl-diphosphate Delta-isomerase codes for MESVVLLDEAGNAIGTADKASVHNARTPLHLAFSCYVFDPAGRFLLTRRASTKKTFPGVWTNSCCGHPLPAEPLTGAVRRRLAAELGLTVAELTLILPDFRYTATMDGIAENEMCPVFRAVTATEPVPDPTEVEAYAWVDWTGFLAAVADGAQPISPWCAEQLAALGPDPSSWPAGSYADLPPAAIR; via the coding sequence ATGGAGAGCGTTGTGTTGCTTGACGAGGCAGGCAACGCTATCGGCACCGCGGACAAAGCGAGTGTGCACAACGCGCGTACGCCGCTGCACCTTGCGTTTTCCTGCTATGTCTTCGATCCGGCCGGCCGCTTCCTGCTCACGCGGCGAGCGTCGACGAAGAAGACTTTTCCCGGTGTGTGGACGAATTCCTGCTGTGGCCATCCGCTGCCGGCCGAGCCGCTGACCGGCGCCGTACGCCGGAGGCTGGCCGCCGAGCTCGGCCTGACGGTCGCCGAGCTGACCCTGATCCTGCCGGATTTCCGTTACACGGCAACGATGGACGGCATCGCCGAGAACGAGATGTGCCCGGTCTTTCGTGCCGTCACGGCGACCGAGCCGGTGCCCGACCCAACCGAGGTCGAGGCGTACGCCTGGGTCGACTGGACCGGATTCCTCGCCGCGGTTGCCGACGGCGCGCAGCCGATCTCGCCGTGGTGCGCCGAGCAACTGGCCGCGCTCGGTCCCGACCCGAGCAGCTGGCCGGCCGGTTCGTACGCCGATCTCCCACCGGCCGCCATCCGATAG
- a CDS encoding DedA family protein, with protein MHDIELWLSHAPAMLVYVTVGLLIGLESMGIPLPGEATLISAALLATTGTVDPVGVAAAGITGAVVGDSLGYLIGKRGGRKLLDKLGGRFPRHFGPAKIRTAERAFATSDIWAVFFGRFIVVLRILAGPIAGTLGMPYKRFLPANVAGGIVWAGGMTALMYTLGSAARIWFDQYSWLIFVGGLVLGLGITALAGLLARRRLLATADEPAEEETRELVSSH; from the coding sequence ATGCACGACATCGAGCTGTGGCTCAGCCACGCGCCGGCAATGCTGGTGTACGTCACGGTCGGCCTGCTGATCGGCCTGGAGAGCATGGGGATCCCGCTGCCCGGCGAGGCGACCCTGATCAGCGCCGCACTGCTGGCCACCACCGGCACGGTCGACCCGGTCGGCGTGGCCGCCGCCGGCATCACCGGCGCGGTGGTCGGCGACTCGCTCGGCTACCTGATCGGCAAACGCGGCGGCCGCAAGCTGCTGGACAAGCTCGGCGGGCGTTTTCCGCGGCATTTCGGCCCGGCGAAGATCCGTACGGCCGAACGCGCGTTCGCGACCTCGGACATCTGGGCCGTGTTCTTCGGCCGGTTCATCGTGGTGCTGCGGATCCTGGCCGGGCCGATCGCCGGCACGCTCGGCATGCCGTACAAGCGATTCCTGCCGGCCAACGTCGCCGGCGGCATCGTGTGGGCCGGCGGCATGACCGCGCTGATGTACACGCTGGGCTCGGCGGCCCGGATCTGGTTCGATCAGTACTCGTGGTTGATTTTCGTCGGCGGCCTGGTGCTCGGCCTTGGCATCACCGCGCTGGCCGGTCTGCTGGCGCGCCGGCGGCTGCTGGCCACCGCCGACGAGCCGGCCGAGGAGGAGACGCGGGAGCTCGTTTCCTCTCATTGA
- a CDS encoding ABC transporter ATP-binding protein — MRLHAKDLHLAYDTRIVVEDLSVGIPDGSFTVIVGPNACGKSTLLRALSRMLKPRAGAVYLDGSVISAYRTREVARRLGLLPQSSIAPDAISVADLVARGRYPHQRLLQQWSPADESAVARAMAATGVTDLAARYVDELSGGQRQRVWLAMILAQETSILLLDEPTTFLDIGHQIEMLDLCADLHSDHGHTLVAVLHDLNHACRYATHLIVMDAGRIVAAGQPGEIMTAELVQDVFGLTCRVIDDPESGTPLIIPARSRKIRDEVRGNPVADPLAG, encoded by the coding sequence GTGAGACTCCACGCAAAGGACCTGCATCTCGCGTACGACACACGGATCGTCGTCGAGGACCTGTCGGTGGGCATCCCCGACGGCTCCTTCACGGTGATCGTCGGTCCCAACGCCTGCGGCAAGTCGACGCTGCTGCGCGCGCTGTCGCGGATGCTCAAACCGCGCGCCGGCGCGGTGTATCTGGACGGCTCGGTCATCTCCGCGTACCGGACCAGGGAGGTGGCGCGCCGGCTCGGCCTGCTGCCGCAGAGCTCGATCGCGCCGGACGCCATCTCGGTCGCCGACCTGGTCGCGCGTGGTCGCTATCCGCACCAGCGGCTGCTGCAGCAGTGGTCGCCGGCCGACGAGTCGGCGGTCGCGCGCGCGATGGCCGCGACCGGCGTGACCGACCTGGCCGCACGCTATGTGGACGAGCTGTCCGGCGGCCAACGGCAGCGCGTCTGGCTGGCGATGATCCTGGCCCAGGAGACCTCGATCCTGCTGCTGGACGAGCCGACCACGTTCCTGGACATCGGCCACCAGATCGAGATGCTCGACCTGTGCGCTGACCTACACTCGGATCACGGCCACACGCTCGTGGCCGTCCTGCACGACCTGAACCACGCCTGCCGCTATGCGACACACCTGATCGTGATGGACGCCGGCCGGATCGTGGCGGCCGGCCAGCCGGGCGAGATCATGACCGCCGAGCTGGTTCAAGACGTCTTTGGGTTGACGTGCCGGGTCATCGATGACCCCGAAAGTGGTACGCCTCTCATCATTCCGGCTCGATCTCGCAAGATCAGGGATGAGGTCAGGGGGAACCCCGTTGCCGATCCACTGGCTGGCTGA
- a CDS encoding FecCD family ABC transporter permease yields the protein MTVLSLPRGRARRVSLRFHPRTVIVSVALAIVALVLVVVATGTGDFPIAPLDVVRTLIGAGDRVNDFIIFGLRLPRVIVAVMCGLALGMAGAIFQSLSKNPLGSPEIVGFTNGSATGALVMILIFGSDQTGIALGAVGSGALTALLVYALAFKRGAQGYRLILVGIAIGAALTSVNSYLLTRARVDDAQQAAVWLIGSLNARSWSQVWPLAIGLLLLVPAALALGRGLDALEMGDDAARALGVRVESTRGWLLVVGVGLTAAATAAAGPIGFVALAAPHLARRLTKAAGAGIVPAGLMGAVLLLVSDQAAERLIPGVQLPVGVMTGAVGGLYLIGLLAFQWRRERTTA from the coding sequence ATGACCGTGCTCTCGCTGCCACGCGGCCGCGCGCGCCGCGTCTCGCTGCGCTTCCATCCGCGTACGGTCATCGTCAGCGTGGCGCTCGCCATCGTCGCGCTCGTGCTTGTCGTAGTGGCAACCGGCACCGGCGACTTCCCCATCGCGCCATTGGACGTCGTCCGTACGCTCATCGGCGCCGGCGACCGCGTCAACGACTTCATCATCTTCGGCCTGCGGCTGCCGCGCGTGATCGTGGCGGTCATGTGCGGCCTCGCCCTTGGCATGGCCGGCGCGATCTTCCAGAGCCTGTCGAAGAATCCGCTCGGCAGCCCGGAGATCGTCGGCTTCACCAACGGCTCGGCGACCGGCGCGCTGGTAATGATCCTGATCTTCGGCAGCGACCAGACCGGCATCGCGCTCGGCGCGGTCGGCTCCGGCGCGTTGACGGCGTTGCTGGTGTACGCGCTGGCGTTCAAGCGCGGCGCGCAAGGCTATCGGCTCATCCTCGTCGGCATCGCCATCGGCGCCGCGCTGACCTCGGTCAACTCGTATCTGCTGACACGCGCGCGCGTCGACGACGCGCAGCAGGCCGCGGTCTGGCTGATCGGCAGCCTCAACGCGCGCAGCTGGTCACAGGTGTGGCCGCTGGCGATCGGCCTGCTGCTCCTCGTGCCAGCAGCGCTGGCGCTGGGCCGCGGTCTGGACGCGCTCGAGATGGGTGACGATGCAGCGCGCGCGTTGGGCGTACGCGTGGAGTCGACGCGCGGCTGGTTGCTCGTCGTCGGCGTCGGCCTCACCGCGGCGGCGACGGCGGCCGCCGGACCGATCGGCTTCGTCGCGCTGGCCGCGCCACACCTGGCGCGCCGGCTCACCAAAGCGGCCGGTGCCGGCATCGTCCCGGCCGGCCTGATGGGAGCCGTGTTGTTGCTGGTCAGCGACCAGGCGGCGGAGCGGCTCATCCCTGGCGTCCAACTGCCGGTCGGCGTGATGACCGGCGCGGTCGGCGGCCTCTACCTGATCGGATTGCTCGCTTTCCAGTGGCGACGCGAAAGGACGACGGCGTGA